Below is a genomic region from Rhodococcus sp. WMMA185.
CGCACGGCAACGCGTTGCGGGGCGCGCTGGTCGTCATCGCCTCCGACGGATGGGACAGCGACGACCCGGACACTCTCGCACACATGCTGGTACGCATCCGACGGCGTGCGCACAGCGTGGTGTGGCTCAACCCTCGCGCCGGCGACCCCGGCTTCGAGCCGCTCGCCGGATCCATGGCGGCTGCGCTGCCACTCTGCGATGCCTTCCTCCCGGCACACTCGCTGTCCGCGCTCCGCGATGCCTTGGACGTGATCGGCCGGGTGGGATCGCAGGGTGTGAGAGTTCCAGGTCGGTAGGCTGTGGCGTTTCCACGTCGGTAAGGGTGTGGCGTTTCCACGTCGGTAAAGGTGTGGCGTTTCCACGTCGGTAAAGGTGTGGCGTTTCCACGTCGGTAAAGGTGTGGCGTTTCCACGCCTAGGGTCCCTGGCCGCGATGGCGCCAATCCCTGAAGCTTGAAGTACATCGCACACGGACCCGCGATTCTCACAAGGAATTCGCAAGTCGGGCAAGGGAACACCCCATCCCCATCACCGAAACGGTCTCAACGGTGCGGTGGGGTAGCCACTGGATGCGAGACGCAGGCCTCGGCCGTACGGTCGGGGCTTGGGTCGTGTCTGCAGGCGTCCTTCGGCGACTTCGGTGCTTGGTTGCTAGTCCTCTGTTGCTAGTCCTCCGTTGCTAGTCCTCGGCTCCGCCGTGATCGGGCCGGCCCTCCGACTCGTCGCGTTCGGCCCATTCCAGGAGTTCCTCGATCGAGTACACCGCATCATCGATTCCCGCGTGCAGGTCGCCGAGTTCGGCGAAGCGTGCGGGCACGGTCGAGATGGTGAAATCGCGAGGATGCACGTCATCGATCTCGTCCCAGGTGATCGGGGTGGACACCGTCGCATCGGGCACACCGCGCACCGAGTAGGCACTGGCGATGGTGTGATCGCGCGCGTTCTGGTTGTAGTCGACGAACAACCTGTGGGGATCGCGGTCCCTGCGCCACCAGGCGGTCGTCACGTCTTGTGGCGCCCGGCGCTCGACCTCGCGCGCAAAGGCCAGCGCAGCCCGACGGACGTCACCGAACCCCCATTCCGGTCGGATTCGTACGTAGACATGCACGCCTCTTCCGCCCGAGGTCTTCGGCCACCCCGTCGCGCCGAGTTCGTCGAGTAACTCGTGAACCACCCCGGCAACCCGGCGCACCCTGTCGAATCCGCACTCGGGCATCGGATCGAGATCGATCCGCCACTCATCGGGACGCTCTACGTCGGCGCGGCGCGAGTTCCACGGGTGGAACTCGACCGTGGACATCTGCACTGACCAGATCACGTCCGCCAGATGTGTCACGCACAGTTCGTCGGCGTGACGGTTATACCGGGGAAAGTTCACCCGGACCGTTTGCACCCAGTCCGGCGCACCGTGCGGTAACCGTTTCTGGTGCACTTTCTCGCCGCTGAGGCCCTCCGGGAAGCGGTGCATCATGCAGGGTCGCTCGAAGAGCGCACGAACGATGCCGTCGCCAACGCTGAGGT
It encodes:
- the ligD gene encoding non-homologous end-joining DNA ligase codes for the protein MATGSGKSPAVTLEVGDRKVRISNPERIYFPATGATKLDLANYYLSVGDGIVRALFERPCMMHRFPEGLSGEKVHQKRLPHGAPDWVQTVRVNFPRYNRHADELCVTHLADVIWSVQMSTVEFHPWNSRRADVERPDEWRIDLDPMPECGFDRVRRVAGVVHELLDELGATGWPKTSGGRGVHVYVRIRPEWGFGDVRRAALAFAREVERRAPQDVTTAWWRRDRDPHRLFVDYNQNARDHTIASAYSVRGVPDATVSTPITWDEIDDVHPRDFTISTVPARFAELGDLHAGIDDAVYSIEELLEWAERDESEGRPDHGGAED